One part of the Solanum dulcamara chromosome 3, daSolDulc1.2, whole genome shotgun sequence genome encodes these proteins:
- the LOC129883657 gene encoding uncharacterized protein LOC129883657 yields the protein MAIDKDIQELLVIGDSDLLIHQVQGKWAVKNLKISPYVKLVQRLCKRFRKIEFRHTPSMQNEFADALATISSMIKHPDTSYIDLVEIYLKEQPAHCSHVEAEPDGRPWYFDIKRYLETGTYPDNATFNQKKAIRRMANNFFSSGETLYRRTPDM from the coding sequence ATGGCGATCGATAAAGACATTCAAGAGTTGTTGGTAATAGGAGATTCAGATTTACTGATTCATCAGGTTCAGGGGAAATGGGCCGTGAagaatttgaagatttcaccgtACGTGAAGCTAGTGCAAAGGTTGTGTAAAAGGTTCCGTAAGATCGAGTTTAGGCATACACCAAGTATGCAGAATGAATTTGCTGATGCTCTGGCTACTATCTCCTCAATGATCAAACATCCGGATACAAGTTACATTGATCTTGTGGAGATATATTTGAAAGAACAACCCGCTCACTGTTCGCATGTCGAAGCAGAGCCAGATGGGAGGCCTTGGTATTTTGACATAAAAAGGTATCTAGAAACTGGAACTTATCCAGATAATGCGACTTTCAATCAAAAGAAAGCAATACGTCGAATGGCTAATAATTTCTTTTCAAGTGGAGAAACCCTTTATAGGAGAACTCCAGATATGTGA
- the LOC129882844 gene encoding DUF21 domain-containing protein At4g14240-like isoform X1 translates to MGLVMNVVAIALAVGHKMKRPFGVDDQDIEFGNPWWFVYAGVSCFLVLFAGIMSGLTLGLMSMGLVELEILQRSGTSTEKKQAATILPVVQKQHQLLVTLLLCNAAAMEALPIYLDKIFHPVVAVILSVTFVLAFGEIIPQAICSRYGLAVGANLVWLVRVLMIICYPISYPIGKVLDAVLGHHDALFRRAQLKALVSIHSIEAGKGGELTHDETTIISGALDLTEKTAAEAMTPIESTFSLDVNSKLDWEAIGKILARGHSRVPVYSGHPKNIIGLLLVKSLLTVRAETETPVSAVSIRRMPRVPADMPLYDILNEFQKGSSHMAAVEKVGKKDCNLASDRAGVKGGENKFWNGDSQLTTPFLCMNDEKSDTVTINVDKVSMQNQEIKFPSLHQNGVTTNNSTYLAEDIEEGEVIGIITLEDVFEELLQEEIVDETDVYVDVHKRIRVAAAAAASSVARAPSARKVTGQKASGKDGFKRSQLSDDCSR, encoded by the exons ATGGGTTTGGTAATGAATGTGGTAGCAATAGCCCTAGCTGTTGGGCACAAAATGAAGAGACCCTTTGGTGTGGATGATCAGGATATTGAATTTGGAAACCCATGGTGGTTTGTTTATGCGGGTGTGTCTTGTTTTCTCGTGCTTTTCGCCGGAATTATGTCGGGGCTTACATTGGGGTTGATGTCTATGGGACTTGTTGAGCTTGAAATTCTTCAAAGGAGTGGTACTTCTACTGAGAAGAAACAAGCAG CTACTATTTTGCCTGTTGTTCAAAAGCAGCATCAGCTTCTTGTGACTTTGCTTTTGTGTAATGCGGCTGCAATGGAG GCTCTTCCAATATACTTGGACAAAATTTTCCATCCTGTTGTTGCTGTCATTCTCTCTGTGACTTTTGTTTTAGCTTTTGGTGAG ATAATTCCACAAGCAATATGCTCCCGATATGGGCTTGCTGTAGGTGCAAACTTAGTCTGGCTTGTTCGCGTTCTTATGATCATTTGCTATCCCATTTCTTACCCAATTGGAAAG GTTCTTGACGCTGTATTGGGACATCATGATGCTTTGTTCAGACGAGCTCAGTTGAAAGCCCTTGTTTCTATCCACAGTATAGAG GCTGGTAAAGGTGGTGAACTCACACATGATGAAACTACTATTATTAGCGGAGCACTGGATTTGACAGAAAAG ACTGCAGCAGAGGCTATGACGCCTATCGAATCAACCTTTTCCCTGGATGTCAATTCAAAGTTGGACTG GGAAGCGATTGGGAAAATCCTAGCACGAGGTCATAGCCGTGTTCCTGTTTATTCTGGACATCCAAAGAATATTATCGGACTTCTACTG GTAAAGAGTCTTCTTACAGTACGAGCAGAAACAGAGACCCCCGTTAGTGCTGTTTCCATCAGGAGAATGCCTAG GGTACCAGCAGATATGCCTTTGTATGATATTCTCAATGAATTTCAAAAGGGAAGCAGTCACATGGCAGCTGTAGAGAAAGTAGGCAAGAAAGACTGCAACCTTGCTTCTGATCGAGCTGGTGTCAAAGGTGGAGAAAACAAATTTTGGAATGGCGACTCACAGTTAACTACACCATTCCTGTGCATGAATGATGAAAAATCAGACACTGTTACTATAAATGTTGATAAGGTCTCGATGCAGAATCAAGAAATTAAATTCCCATCATTGCATCAAAATGGTGTAACGACAAATAACTCAACATACTTAGCAGAAGATATTGAAGAGGGGGAAGTCATTGGCATCATTACTCTGGAAGATGTTTTTGAGGAACTCCTGCAG GAGGAAATCGTGGACGAGACTGACGTATATGTAGACGTTCATAAAAG AATACGTGtagctgctgctgctgctgcttcATCAGTTGCTCGAGCCCCTTCTGCTAGGAAAGTGACAGGTCAAAAGGCTTCG GGCAAGGACGGATTCAAAAGAAGTCAGTTGAGCGATGATTGCAGTAGATAA
- the LOC129882844 gene encoding DUF21 domain-containing protein At4g14240-like isoform X2 — protein sequence MLGALPIYLDKIFHPVVAVILSVTFVLAFGEIIPQAICSRYGLAVGANLVWLVRVLMIICYPISYPIGKVLDAVLGHHDALFRRAQLKALVSIHSIEAGKGGELTHDETTIISGALDLTEKTAAEAMTPIESTFSLDVNSKLDWEAIGKILARGHSRVPVYSGHPKNIIGLLLVKSLLTVRAETETPVSAVSIRRMPRVPADMPLYDILNEFQKGSSHMAAVEKVGKKDCNLASDRAGVKGGENKFWNGDSQLTTPFLCMNDEKSDTVTINVDKVSMQNQEIKFPSLHQNGVTTNNSTYLAEDIEEGEVIGIITLEDVFEELLQEEIVDETDVYVDVHKRIRVAAAAAASSVARAPSARKVTGQKASGKDGFKRSQLSDDCSR from the exons ATGTTGGGG GCTCTTCCAATATACTTGGACAAAATTTTCCATCCTGTTGTTGCTGTCATTCTCTCTGTGACTTTTGTTTTAGCTTTTGGTGAG ATAATTCCACAAGCAATATGCTCCCGATATGGGCTTGCTGTAGGTGCAAACTTAGTCTGGCTTGTTCGCGTTCTTATGATCATTTGCTATCCCATTTCTTACCCAATTGGAAAG GTTCTTGACGCTGTATTGGGACATCATGATGCTTTGTTCAGACGAGCTCAGTTGAAAGCCCTTGTTTCTATCCACAGTATAGAG GCTGGTAAAGGTGGTGAACTCACACATGATGAAACTACTATTATTAGCGGAGCACTGGATTTGACAGAAAAG ACTGCAGCAGAGGCTATGACGCCTATCGAATCAACCTTTTCCCTGGATGTCAATTCAAAGTTGGACTG GGAAGCGATTGGGAAAATCCTAGCACGAGGTCATAGCCGTGTTCCTGTTTATTCTGGACATCCAAAGAATATTATCGGACTTCTACTG GTAAAGAGTCTTCTTACAGTACGAGCAGAAACAGAGACCCCCGTTAGTGCTGTTTCCATCAGGAGAATGCCTAG GGTACCAGCAGATATGCCTTTGTATGATATTCTCAATGAATTTCAAAAGGGAAGCAGTCACATGGCAGCTGTAGAGAAAGTAGGCAAGAAAGACTGCAACCTTGCTTCTGATCGAGCTGGTGTCAAAGGTGGAGAAAACAAATTTTGGAATGGCGACTCACAGTTAACTACACCATTCCTGTGCATGAATGATGAAAAATCAGACACTGTTACTATAAATGTTGATAAGGTCTCGATGCAGAATCAAGAAATTAAATTCCCATCATTGCATCAAAATGGTGTAACGACAAATAACTCAACATACTTAGCAGAAGATATTGAAGAGGGGGAAGTCATTGGCATCATTACTCTGGAAGATGTTTTTGAGGAACTCCTGCAG GAGGAAATCGTGGACGAGACTGACGTATATGTAGACGTTCATAAAAG AATACGTGtagctgctgctgctgctgcttcATCAGTTGCTCGAGCCCCTTCTGCTAGGAAAGTGACAGGTCAAAAGGCTTCG GGCAAGGACGGATTCAAAAGAAGTCAGTTGAGCGATGATTGCAGTAGATAA